The Malassezia restricta chromosome I, complete sequence genome contains the following window.
AGAGGGCCACACTGACTCCGAATCACGAAAAGGTTGAGTCTGCATCGTTTCATCTGTCGGGACGCTGCCAAACATGGCTTGGCTCCATtgctggagcagctgctcatTTGGTACAGTGGTTCCAAGACTTGCGCCATTGACTAACGGCTTTTCATCCTCATCATCTTCCTCTTCTGTACTCGAGCCAGTTTCAATGCCGGATGATGCACCATAGGGAGCTTTCCAAAGACTGTCTTCGGTCGTAGGTGCTGCTGGGAACAAAGGAGCAGTATCGACCAAAGCAGGCGGCTCTTTGAGTTtcgcaggcggcgtcgtTGCCTCATTGTAGTCAAGATGTAAATCGCGTGGAGATACAGTAAGCTTGTCGTTGGGCTGAGCACGCTGCAGACCCATCGCCTCGTTCGTCGAACGCAACATGTCTGGATGCATGATCATAGATGGCACGGGCGCATTACCTCCGTGTGTGCTCCAGTACGAGCGCCAGAGCTGCATGTTGGAATGAGTGTCGTTTTCTGGAGATTTAAAAAGCAAAGAAGCTGTAGCTGCATTCATGTCATTATTTTGAGGCGGTTGCTGTGACATGGACGCAGTCGGTGATGCTTGGTTCTCCTGCGGCAAACGTGGAAATAAAGGTGCCATTTTTGGTGTTGTCCGCTGGTATGCATCTGTTGATCCATGAAGTGATAGAAGATCCAACGGTGTACCGAGTGTACCGCTAGAAGGCTGTTTCGGCGGTGTAGCATCAGGCGATACATTTTCCAAGGTCACTGGTGACACGCGCGACACATTTTCGGAGGAGCTTTGGGACTGGGTTGGATCATTAGGCGCATAAAATTGCGCCTCTTCAAATAAGGGCGATGTATCTGCCAGCTGCCCCCGATGCTGCTGGAATGAAGGCCTGCTGAATGGTGACGCAATAGGGTAGTTCACATCTCTTTCTTGGTCGTCATACAAGATGAAATCACCCGCTTGCATTGTGCGTTCAGCGACTCCTCAAGAAAACAAGCGGCTGGATGCAAATACCTTTTCTTGAGTGTATTTTCACGGCTACGACAGTCGTCTTGTATGCTCGTCTTTAGTATGCAATGACCGGCCTTGGCGAAATTGTTGAGCGTCATATCCTATGGCTAGTGCCCGTCGACGCTCCCATTTCGGCCGATCCGGCGCATCCAAATTTTTCTGCGCGTTGAGGCGTCCGTGCGCAGCGGTCCCAGCagcgacgaggcagcgaCACAAGGCATCTATGACCTTGCAACGTGGCAGTGTGGTCATGTTTTGGGCATCATGCCACCAAAGCAGAGCTCAAAGGTAGTCATTGAGCCGATTCCTTTAACAGCTACGACCGTCGATATTGTGCGTCTCTTACATCCACTGCAAGTAGAGAGCGTGTCTACCACAGTGCAGGGAGGAAAAGGCACGGCAACGGTTGTCATGTCCAGTACGGATGATGCCAGAAATGCATGCAGAATATCGAGTGGTGTGATTTTGGGACGGCCTGTGCGAATTCGAAGTATGGATGAAGGGGTTCGATCGACACTGCTGCAGCCCTCCTGGGCCACAGTAGCCAAAAGCGCTGGCCAAGAGGCAGATTATGAGCAGAATGGGTACCGTAACTTGTATGTACTCAATTTGCCACTTGACGTATCAGCCAATGAACTCAATGAGCTGTTCGGAAGGTATGGGCGCGTCGTACACAGCGTGATTCTGGCAATGCTCGACACTCAGGCGCGCCGGCGAGGCTTTATTGATATGGTTACACCTGAGAGTGCCCAAGCTGCGATGCATGCACTAAATGGCCATATCTGGCACGGCTACCCGATTGAAGTGTCATATGCACTCGTACAAAGAAGTGACGGCTCTCTGGATGATGATAAGATATTGGTATCCACACCCATGGTCCTTCTACAGGGTCTTTTGCCTGCAGCCACGATCGATGCAGACGACGTTCGCTTGCTTGTTGAACCACATGGTCGTATTATTGATATGGATTTTCCCGCAAATCTTGCTGGCAACTCCACGTTTTCTGTGTGTCTAACTATGGGCTCAGGTCAATATGCCTACAACGTGTGCAATGCTCTGAATGACACTGACGTAAACGGTCAGCATTTACAGGCGGATCGTATCAAGTTCTCACCATAGTTATATTTTTCGTGCACTATGTACCTTTTTCGTTAAAGGATGTACAAATGTGGTATACAAACATCATACCATTGCCCTTAATCATATTTGCGGCTGAAGGGAGGCAGCAACCGGGTACATCAAACCCGGTGGGGAACGCTGTAGCCCAACCAGTGGCAGCTGAGTGCCATGGAAAGTTAGGGAGCTCAATTCATCAGCCAGTCGTTGATAGGCTCGCACTTGCAAGAGGTCATTTGCTTGCAAGAGTTCAGACACAGCCTGTGTAAAGCTAGCTTTCGCCTCTGCATCGAGCGCGGGGCTCAGTAGAGCACGGCCTACCAGAAGAACACCGTGGACAGGATCAAGAAGTATTTCTTCGAGCACTTGGAAGCGAGGCACATCAAACAGCGCGTTAAGAAGCAGGCGAGCGGATTCCAAATCGTCCGCCTGCATCatgatgcgcagcacgatgCCTGATGCCAGCTTGTGTGTACACAGCAGCGGCATGTACGGTATAAAGCGTGGGGCGATAAGCTGAGAGATACCTGACATGCCTGACGATTCAAAAAGCCATGTAAGCAAGAGTGTGCCATTGGGCGAAGTCGAGAGTGGGACACAGTGCAGAATGATCGCCAAAGCCACACGCTTAATGTGCTTCCGAGGCATGCCAGGGTGCTCCAGACACGTACGCATGCTGCGAGCACCAAAACGACCTTGAGCAATTTCCCAGCATCGATCCACCATGGCGTCCATAATAAAATCAGCCTTGGGAAAACCAAAGGGCAACACGCACTGCACAACATAATTCCCGAACTGATCCAGAAGCAACGACGGCACGTACGGCTGCATATGCGTGGTAATCAGGTCTTGCTGCTCCTCTGTTCGTACACAGACAATAATTTTTTGAGCCGCCCATGTTCCATTTTTGTGCGTACCGAGAGAAGCAAGATGTGGCGCGAGTCTTTCAAGCATCTCTGTCTTGACGGTCTCGGAACATTGTTCGAAGAAACGCTGAACGACCGTATTGCCGATGTAGTTGCGCGCGAGATCCACGATCACCGAgagctgctcacgcgcGACGTTATCGACTTCTTCTTGGCTCAATTGATGCGCCTCAAGCGTCTTGCGCAATTCACGGTACTTTGCATGGTCCATACGTCGACTGGCACGACCGCCATCTGCAGGCATTGGTATATTTATTGCGTACGTATGCTCCACGGGTGAGTCCATCGTCTGCATTTCAGGATCTTCACCCTGTTGGAAGTGAAGTAACTTTAGCAGGGCTTGCTGCATCTCAGAATCGGGCGCAGGTGTAAGATCTGAAGGTAATGGTACACCCCCTTTGTCACTGCTAGGCACCATAGTTCCAGAACCACCAACACGCATAGTACGTGGTTGCCGAAGGGGCCATATTTTCTCCTCCGGCACGGAAAACACGCACAGCGGCCAGGTGCCACCAAAAGGCAAGCTGCCATTGAGCTGCAAAGCCATACGAGCCTCCTCCGCGCTGTCGTACGTAATTTGCGAGACATTAGCTTTCAAAGAAATATGTTCGATAGGTCCGGCGATACTGAAAAGATGCATCAAGTCAGCATGAGTTATGCCAGGCGGTACAGGTGATACCTCCACGACACGCGTGCTTATCGGCTCGCCCTCAATGGCGCTGTCGGGTAATGCACCAGAGTTTGCCAAAAATTGAGGCAATACCGTTTGATCACCGAGGCATTCCATCAAATAGGCACCAATAAATGTAGCACCCGCTTCAGCTGCCTGTTCTGCGTGCGAAGGCTCCTCGAATTGAATAagcgcagcgccatgctgaGGAAATAGTAATATATCTTTTATTAGACCATACGGCTCAAACAAACGAAGAAGCAGCCGGGTGGTTACTTGTGTACTTAACCGCGTTATACATAAGTAGCATTCTTCCGAGTCTTTGCGCGTTGAGCCGGAGAGCAAATGCATCGAATTGCTTCGAAGTCGCGTGGTATGCGCATCAGATGACAACAAACCGAATGCGCGCTGAAGCTCAGTTTCTGTTCGCTGCCGCCCGTCAGGTCCACTCATCGCTGCAACGGTACCAGACCTCGCACGACCATAGCCGGGAGCGCGGGAAATAagccgcggcgcagggCCTAAAGCCGCGGCCATAGAAGGCGCAGTTGGAACAACTTGGGAGGGTCCTTGTGGGTGCAGGAAGCGATACGTACTTAATGGGATCGAGTCATTATATCTCATATTCATCATGGCAGCATCTGTTCGAGCGCGATCCCGAGGCAAGGGAAGGATGCGCGGCTCATCACTTAAGCCCAAATAGTCCAATGTCTTGGCTAACGAATTTTCCTGCGTCTGTCCGAGAGCATCTGTATCATCGGTTCCAGTGAAAAAAGGGAATCCATTATTATCGTTGAGTGACGGTATGCCGAGATGCTCTGTACCGCCGATTGGGGCCTGACTGCTCTGTTCCTTTAGACCAGCGATTGGCACACCCGGTGCGGTCGCATCAAAACTTGAAGGCAAGGTGCCCGCACGGGCGCGACCGCGAGGCTGACTCGTTCCTGCAGCTATTCCCGTATCGAACGTGGACAGGTTGGAACGTGAGTCGAATGAGGGGATCGTAGACAAAGAGCTCGTAGCTGCATGTCGTCCACGCGACATTGTCAGTATGGGCTGCATCTCACGTAAAGGCAAGTCTTGCATGCTAGGAAAGTCGAGTGTCGGCATGAAATCCTCATTGGATAAGGTCGCAGCAGCATTCGTACTCGGCGTGGAACGCCACATAGGGGCCGAAGACCAAGTTCCCGGAGATGCACTTCCAGAACTAGACGCAGTATCGTGCGCACTCATTCGGCAATGACTCTGTATCTGCGAGATACAAGTCGCTTACTGAGATGTGCGCGGTCGTGCAAGGGTCCTTTTTTCCAGATCGAAGCTGGATCGTTCGACCGACTAGGCGTATGCCAGGTTGTGGGCTTGGCTTACGTAGTACTCCTAAGTAGGCCCCTGCTGCTCTGTCATGGCTGTGACCAGCCAACCAGCGGTTTGTTGCACCAACGCCTGAGTCAGCGCGCGGCGGTGCCCGTCGGCCGAGTTAATGCGAGTGTGCAGGTTGGGCGGGCATCGGGGGCATTTGGCGGCATCGGGCGCCGTTAGTCCCGCTTTCGTAACATTCTGGGGCGTTCATCTTTCAATTTTTCTTCTGCACCACCAAACGAATTATTGCTCCCCTTGGCGTGTGAGTCGTCTGGATACGAGCTGTTGAGCAACTGTTTGTGTCCCCTTTGCGTGCTAGTCCATTGCACCATACTTGTGGCTAGCGTGTGTGGACCACGCCCTTCAGCGCGCCTATCTCTGACCTGGAGTCACGGTAGAGCCGGCGTTGGTGGCGTTGCATACATTTGCAACTCTCAAGACAGTTGCCACCACATTCTGCGCGCCTCATGAATAAAGAAGCTGAGCAAATGGAGAAAAatgcgcctcgtcgtgctgtTCGGTCGCGAAAGCTACCCAGCTCGTTGCGCTCGCCGTCTCCCACGCCCTTGTCTACACCACGACCCCCCTCTGACCCCACACAAAGAATTTCCGCACAACTGGAAACCACCAATAAACTTTCAAGCCCACCCATCAATCCTGAAGAAACCCATGCCACTGGCCCCGGTAAGCGGATACGCCGTCCCAACTCCATGTATAAGCCTCCTGAGGCTCTCACGGCTGATTCTAAGCGTGCCTCACCACCCAATACAGTACCTAAATGCAAATCTACACCCACTTCATCTTCACTGCGTCCAAAATCCAAAAGCCATTTTAAATCTGAAGAG
Protein-coding sequences here:
- a CDS encoding zinc finger protein, C2H2 type produces the protein MQAGDFILYDDQERDVNYPIASPFSRPSFQQHRGQLADTSPLFEEAQFYAPNDPTQSQSSSENVSRVSPVTLENVSPDATPPKQPSSGTLGTPLDLLSLHGSTDAYQRTTPKMAPLFPRLPQENQASPTASMSQQPPQNNDMNAATASLLFKSPENDTHSNMQLWRSYWSTHGGNAPVPSMIMHPDMLRSTNEAMGLQRAQPNDKLTVSPRDLHLDYNEATTPPAKLKEPPALVDTAPLFPAAPTTEDSLWKAPYGASSGIETGSSTEEEDDEDEKPLVNGASLGTTVPNEQLLQQWSQAMFGSVPTDETMQTQPFRDSESVWPSVGPVFSTVSTSSESEDDSERVHKTPQTSRFSSYTPHQAMYRDGSGAMGAYGFMPASSQGSAMSTNMSTDSESRRSSAVSMSISESEAGGQDATGNRSPSIRRAAQVVDPTTDAQPSPSSPAQPAIRPRRSSSRNRRQEEMEASSATMGPPSSESSSQDGEGDGDSDYEQTHHVAQPVSRSVPRRGRPPRTISGHNKTHGSGSHHSLSTSPTSHGLPRRNASPPASGSVIRCEYVSPVTRQMCGTVFHRMYDLARHRITLHVREEAQLVKEGVLKVDQCVVLGKEVDVEKALSDLEWTCRICGASFSRKDAMLRHERLRHHA
- a CDS encoding RNA recognition motif domain protein, which gives rise to MPPKQSSKVVIEPIPLTATTVDIVRLLHPLQVESVSTTVQGGKGTATVVMSSTDDARNACRISSGVILGRPVRIRSMDEGVRSTLLQPSWATVAKSAGQEADYEQNGYRNLYVLNLPLDVSANELNELFGRYGRVVHSVILAMLDTQARRRGFIDMVTPESAQAAMHALNGHIWHGYPIEVSYALVQRSDGSLDDDKILVSTPMVLLQGLLPAATIDADDVRLLVEPHGRIIDMDFPANLAGNSTFSVCLTMGSGQYAYNVCNALNDTDVNGQHLQADRIKFSP
- a CDS encoding protein JSN1 translates to MSAHDTASSSGSASPGTWSSAPMWRSTPSTNAAATLSNEDFMPTLDFPSMQDLPLREMQPILTMSRGRHAATSSLSTIPSFDSRSNLSTFDTGIAAGTSQPRGRARAGTLPSSFDATAPGVPIAGLKEQSSQAPIGGTEHLGIPSLNDNNGFPFFTGTDDTDALGQTQENSLAKTLDYLGLSDEPRILPLPRDRARTDAAMMNMRYNDSIPLSTYRFLHPQGPSQVVPTAPSMAAALGPAPRLISRAPGYGRARSGTVAAMSGPDGRQRTETELQRAFGLLSSDAHTTRLRSNSMHLLSGSTRKDSEECYLCITRLSTQVTTRLLLRLFEPYGLIKDILLFPQHGAALIQFEEPSHAEQAAEAGATFIGAYLMECLGDQTVLPQFLANSGALPDSAIEGEPISTRVVEVSPVPPGITHADLMHLFSIAGPIEHISLKANVSQITYDSAEEARMALQLNGSLPFGGTWPLCVFSVPEEKIWPLRQPRTMRVGGSGTMVPSSDKGGVPLPSDLTPAPDSEMQQALLKLLHFQQGEDPEMQTMDSPVEHTYAINIPMPADGGRASRRMDHAKYRELRKTLEAHQLSQEEVDNVAREQLSVIVDLARNYIGNTVVQRFFEQCSETVKTEMLERLAPHLASLGTHKNGTWAAQKIIVCVRTEEQQDLITTHMQPYVPSLLLDQFGNYVVQCVLPFGFPKADFIMDAMVDRCWEIAQGRFGARSMRTCLEHPGMPRKHIKRVALAIILHCVPLSTSPNGTLLLTWLFESSGMSGISQLIAPRFIPYMPLLCTHKLASGIVLRIMMQADDLESARLLLNALFDVPRFQVLEEILLDPVHGVLLVGRALLSPALDAEAKASFTQAVSELLQANDLLQVRAYQRLADELSSLTFHGTQLPLVGLQRSPPGLMYPVAASLQPQI